One Rhodobacteraceae bacterium M385 genomic region harbors:
- a CDS encoding TRAP transporter substrate-binding protein, whose protein sequence is MDRRSFLRTSAVGGAAAASTTLAAPLYAQGNRELTLVTSVPDGFAIFDDAAQLAIDYIAEMTDGQLTFNKNSAGTLVGAFEVFDAVSSGQADVYHSAEYYFLNQHPAFAFFTSVPFGMTSQELANWYYRRGGQEMHDDLSSLFGLKPLMCGMTAMQPGGWFNTEINSVEDLQGLRFRMPGQGGQVLGRLGASVQNIPGGEIYQALSSGQIDGAEWIGPYADERMGFQEVTNTYYAAGFHEPGSALTMGFNLEIWESLTPQQQRICKVATEAAHAQNTALSLAENGAALARLQSGGVQVRQFPDDVWDAFGSAAAEVREENMGDEIYANIANSYFASQAESAGWYEIADGEYQRQRNRVNAG, encoded by the coding sequence ATGGATCGTCGTTCTTTTTTGCGGACATCCGCTGTCGGCGGGGCAGCAGCCGCGTCCACGACACTTGCAGCACCGCTTTACGCCCAAGGTAACCGCGAGCTGACGCTTGTGACGTCTGTTCCAGACGGCTTTGCGATTTTTGATGACGCAGCACAGCTTGCCATCGACTACATTGCCGAGATGACTGATGGTCAGCTGACCTTCAACAAGAACTCTGCCGGTACACTTGTTGGCGCGTTCGAAGTGTTTGACGCTGTGTCTTCGGGCCAAGCGGACGTGTATCACTCGGCTGAGTACTACTTCCTCAACCAGCACCCTGCATTTGCCTTCTTCACGTCCGTGCCTTTCGGCATGACGTCGCAGGAGCTGGCAAACTGGTACTACCGTCGCGGTGGTCAGGAAATGCACGACGATCTGTCGTCGCTGTTCGGCTTGAAGCCCCTGATGTGCGGTATGACCGCGATGCAGCCCGGCGGTTGGTTCAACACGGAAATCAACTCGGTTGAAGACCTGCAAGGTCTGCGCTTCCGTATGCCCGGCCAAGGTGGTCAGGTTCTCGGCCGCCTCGGCGCGTCGGTACAGAACATCCCCGGTGGCGAAATCTACCAGGCGCTGTCCTCTGGCCAGATCGACGGTGCGGAGTGGATCGGTCCTTACGCGGATGAGCGCATGGGCTTCCAAGAGGTCACCAACACCTACTACGCGGCTGGTTTCCACGAGCCAGGCTCTGCCCTGACCATGGGCTTCAACTTGGAAATCTGGGAATCGCTGACACCACAGCAGCAGCGCATCTGTAAAGTGGCGACCGAGGCCGCTCACGCACAGAACACCGCTCTGTCGCTGGCTGAAAACGGTGCCGCGCTGGCCCGCTTGCAGTCTGGTGGTGTTCAGGTTCGCCAGTTCCCTGACGACGTTTGGGATGCCTTCGGCTCTGCCGCCGCAGAGGTTCGTGAAGAGAACATGGGCGACGAAATCTACGCCAACATCGCGAACTCCTACTTCGCGTCTCAGGCAGAATCTGCCGGTTGGTACGAGATTGCTGACGGCGAGTACCAGCGTCAGCGTAACCGCGTTAACGCCGGTTAA
- a CDS encoding C4-dicarboxylate ABC transporter permease translates to MLDLILWALTEFVMAPVNIVTALLNPSSWLDWSNPEALSRFMYYGASVELFFALFFVLTIITVIGVFKREFLWTCVRIQEGFANALGRTAAWVGLLMVLQQVIIVFLQRIFRVPDISFGPLGITFTQDLSWWAEELKLYNAIIVTLCVTYTFVQGGHVRVDLVYSAVKFRTKKVLDMLGAMFFMLPVVTLTYMYAWFFMWRHLVVPNPSASGTLDRMIMQSRALRWNVETIGFSPNGFNAYFLFKVLIVAYCVLVFLQAWSMFWRSYLEWKEGEASEGKYIDQDFLGDEAEEVEHAIHSGST, encoded by the coding sequence ATGCTAGATCTGATCCTCTGGGCTCTGACGGAGTTCGTGATGGCCCCGGTGAATATCGTCACCGCGCTGCTCAACCCCTCGTCTTGGCTCGATTGGTCCAACCCCGAAGCGTTGTCGCGATTCATGTATTATGGGGCCTCGGTAGAGCTGTTTTTCGCGCTGTTCTTCGTGTTAACCATCATCACTGTCATCGGGGTCTTCAAGCGCGAGTTCCTTTGGACCTGTGTGCGCATCCAAGAAGGTTTCGCCAATGCTTTGGGCCGCACCGCGGCCTGGGTTGGCCTTTTGATGGTGCTGCAACAGGTGATAATCGTTTTCCTTCAGCGTATTTTCCGCGTGCCGGATATTTCGTTCGGGCCGTTGGGGATCACCTTCACGCAAGACCTGTCTTGGTGGGCGGAGGAGCTGAAGCTCTATAACGCCATCATCGTGACGCTCTGTGTGACCTATACATTCGTGCAAGGCGGCCACGTTCGCGTGGACCTTGTGTATTCTGCCGTGAAGTTCCGCACCAAGAAGGTGCTGGATATGTTGGGCGCGATGTTCTTCATGCTGCCCGTAGTGACGCTGACGTATATGTACGCCTGGTTCTTCATGTGGCGTCACCTTGTGGTGCCGAACCCTTCCGCCTCGGGCACGCTGGATCGCATGATTATGCAGTCGCGCGCCCTGCGGTGGAATGTCGAAACCATTGGCTTCAGCCCCAACGGCTTCAACGCTTACTTCCTCTTTAAGGTGCTGATTGTGGCCTATTGCGTGCTGGTCTTCCTGCAAGCGTGGTCGATGTTCTGGCGCTCGTACCTGGAATGGAAAGAGGGCGAGGCCAGCGAAGGCAAATACATTGATCAAGATTTCCTGGGCGACGAGGCCGAGGAAGTCGAACACGCCATCCACTCAGGTTCCACCTGA